In a single window of the Delftia tsuruhatensis genome:
- the dalD gene encoding D-arabinitol 4-dehydrogenase, whose amino-acid sequence MNATVLSSSGPTVLHLGLGSFHRAHQAAYLQRLIDAGDTQWALVGANLRPDMTQTLDALARQGGAYTLETIAPDGEVRYQRIEALREVIAHAPGLAAVVARGAEAATRIISFTVTEAGYCLDGSGVLDASNPELAADVARARQGQVGQTIHGVLCAILQARCRAQTGPVTLLSCDNLRHNGDRLRAGLMAFLQLAQLQDLARWAERNVSCPNAMVDRITPRPPSELRARVRAATGWDDAAPVMAESFTQWVIEDRFIAGRPAWERVGVEMVASVAPYEEAKIRILNASHSCIAWAGTLAGQRFIHEGIAMPAIRKMAWDYVTQDVIACLAVPGQPSALDLPAYRDTVLERFGNAALCDTNQRVAADGFAKIPGFIAPTVRERLAQKAPVDAVAMLPALFLAFLQRWHHGTLPYAYEDQAMDPVAAHAICAAADPVAALCAQPSLWGAAAGHPRLVEAVRRATDRLHACMPSSVKQQGGCACA is encoded by the coding sequence ATGAACGCGACTGTCCTGTCTTCTTCCGGCCCCACGGTGCTGCACCTGGGTCTGGGCTCCTTCCATCGCGCGCATCAGGCCGCCTATCTTCAGCGCCTGATCGACGCGGGCGACACGCAGTGGGCGCTGGTGGGGGCCAACCTGCGCCCCGACATGACGCAAACGCTGGACGCTCTCGCGCGCCAGGGTGGGGCCTACACACTGGAGACCATTGCGCCCGATGGCGAGGTGCGCTACCAGCGCATCGAGGCCCTGCGGGAGGTGATCGCCCACGCGCCCGGGCTGGCAGCCGTGGTCGCGCGGGGGGCAGAGGCCGCCACGCGCATCATTTCCTTCACCGTGACCGAGGCGGGCTACTGCCTTGACGGCAGCGGCGTGCTCGATGCCTCGAACCCCGAGCTGGCGGCCGACGTCGCACGAGCACGGCAAGGGCAGGTGGGCCAGACCATCCATGGCGTGCTGTGCGCCATTCTTCAGGCGCGTTGCCGGGCACAGACCGGGCCGGTCACGCTGCTGAGCTGCGACAACCTGCGCCACAACGGCGATCGCCTGCGTGCCGGCCTCATGGCCTTTCTGCAACTGGCGCAGCTGCAGGATCTGGCCCGATGGGCCGAGCGCAACGTCAGCTGCCCCAACGCCATGGTCGACCGCATCACGCCGCGACCTCCTTCTGAGCTGCGGGCGCGGGTGCGTGCCGCGACGGGCTGGGACGATGCCGCGCCGGTCATGGCCGAAAGCTTCACGCAGTGGGTGATCGAGGACCGCTTCATCGCGGGCCGGCCGGCCTGGGAGCGCGTGGGCGTGGAAATGGTGGCGTCCGTGGCGCCGTACGAGGAGGCCAAGATCCGCATCCTCAACGCCAGCCACAGCTGCATCGCCTGGGCAGGAACGCTGGCGGGCCAGCGCTTCATCCATGAAGGCATTGCCATGCCGGCGATACGCAAGATGGCCTGGGACTATGTGACGCAGGACGTGATCGCCTGCCTGGCGGTGCCCGGCCAGCCGTCCGCGCTTGACCTGCCGGCCTACCGGGACACGGTATTGGAGCGCTTCGGCAATGCGGCCCTGTGCGATACCAACCAGCGCGTGGCTGCCGACGGCTTCGCCAAGATCCCTGGCTTCATCGCACCGACCGTGCGCGAGCGCCTCGCGCAGAAGGCGCCGGTGGATGCCGTGGCCATGCTGCCCGCGCTGTTCCTGGCCTTTCTCCAGCGCTGGCACCATGGCACACTGCCGTATGCATACGAGGATCAGGCCATGGACCCCGTGGCGGCGCATGCCATCTGCGCGGCGGCCGATCCGGTGGCGGCGCTTTGCGCCCAGCCATCGTTGTGGGGGGCGGCTGCGGGCCATCCTCGCCTCGTGGAAGCGGTGCGGCGCGCCACGGACCGCCTGCATGCCTGCATGCCTTCATCCGTCAAGCAGCAAGGTGGTTGCGCATGCGCATAG
- a CDS encoding carbohydrate kinase family protein, giving the protein MRIAVVGEALIDFTATGGLAFQGHEGGAPANCAVAAARLGQATGLVSQLSRDLFGERLFAHLQRNGVDMHLVQRCDAPSTLAFVERGQDTNRYAFYMQGTADTLWAPAELPELPPQCRYLQFGSIALLRAPAGPRILDLVAAQRGRRIIAFDPNVRPTLIGDAGAFRRDCMAWGGLADLVKLSEEDMAFLTPGVPVLEAATHWLAQGARAVVLTRGAAGATLLRAGRVPLSVRPPEVALVDTIGAGDTFGAALSVALLEQGAVQACHLQELPDIVWRRVLRFAATAAALNCTRAGAQPPWRAELDALLAAQPHE; this is encoded by the coding sequence ATGCGCATAGCCGTCGTGGGCGAGGCCCTGATCGATTTCACCGCCACGGGCGGCCTGGCCTTCCAGGGCCATGAAGGAGGGGCTCCCGCGAACTGTGCCGTGGCAGCGGCGCGGCTGGGACAGGCCACGGGGCTGGTCTCGCAACTGTCCCGTGATCTCTTCGGCGAGCGCCTGTTCGCCCACCTGCAGCGCAATGGCGTGGACATGCACCTGGTGCAGCGCTGCGATGCGCCCAGCACGCTGGCCTTCGTGGAGCGCGGGCAGGACACCAATCGCTATGCCTTCTACATGCAGGGCACGGCGGACACGCTGTGGGCGCCGGCCGAATTGCCCGAGCTGCCACCGCAATGCCGCTATCTGCAATTCGGCTCCATCGCGCTGCTGCGTGCGCCTGCGGGTCCGCGCATCCTGGACCTGGTGGCTGCACAGCGCGGGCGGCGCATCATCGCCTTCGATCCCAATGTGCGTCCCACGCTGATCGGCGATGCCGGGGCCTTCAGGCGCGACTGCATGGCCTGGGGCGGGCTGGCCGACCTGGTCAAGCTCAGCGAGGAGGACATGGCCTTCCTCACGCCGGGCGTGCCGGTGCTGGAGGCCGCCACCCATTGGCTGGCGCAGGGCGCAAGGGCCGTGGTGCTCACGCGTGGCGCTGCCGGGGCCACCTTGCTGCGTGCGGGCCGGGTGCCGCTGTCGGTGCGCCCGCCCGAGGTGGCACTGGTGGACACCATCGGCGCGGGGGATACCTTTGGCGCGGCGCTGTCGGTCGCGCTGCTGGAGCAGGGCGCCGTGCAGGCCTGCCATCTGCAGGAGCTGCCCGACATCGTCTGGCGCCGTGTGCTGCGCTTTGCCGCCACGGCCGCTGCGCTCAACTGCACGCGTGCCGGCGCCCAGCCGCCCTGGCGTGCCGAACTCGATGCCCTGCTTGCGGCCCAGCCGCACGAATAG
- a CDS encoding AraC family transcriptional regulator, with the protein MPSPRRRTPRQRHPELERDFVRTPALGYEDVEDSGLVRCLAHGFPSPLVRWHFHEEYELHLITDTSGRAFVGDWIGPFEPGHLVLCGPRLPHNWISLDVPEGGAPERDYVILFHHDPIARAAEQIPEMREVLHLLDRARHGIEFFGMEHKARARWEAVKRTRGMRRFAAFCELLSDLAECTDYRLLSAVQMQGAQGEAQVDQINEVVNRIMARVDEPLSLADVAAELGMSESRFSRFFRRATGNSFTDFVSRVRINNACHLLMQTDSFIADICYQVGFNNVANFNRRFLEIKGMTPSEFRRQAESRFGAG; encoded by the coding sequence ATGCCCAGCCCGCGCCGCAGAACACCCCGACAGCGCCATCCCGAGCTGGAGCGCGACTTCGTGCGCACGCCCGCCCTGGGCTATGAGGACGTGGAGGACAGCGGCCTGGTGCGCTGCCTGGCGCACGGCTTTCCGAGCCCCCTGGTGCGCTGGCATTTCCATGAGGAGTACGAACTGCACCTCATCACCGACACGTCGGGTCGCGCCTTCGTGGGAGACTGGATCGGGCCTTTCGAGCCTGGCCACCTCGTGCTGTGCGGCCCGCGCCTGCCGCACAACTGGATCTCGCTGGACGTGCCCGAGGGCGGGGCCCCCGAGCGTGACTACGTGATCCTGTTCCACCACGACCCCATTGCCCGCGCGGCCGAGCAGATCCCGGAGATGCGTGAAGTGCTGCATCTGCTGGACCGCGCACGCCATGGCATCGAGTTCTTCGGCATGGAGCACAAGGCGCGCGCCCGCTGGGAGGCGGTCAAGCGCACGCGCGGCATGCGCCGCTTCGCGGCCTTTTGCGAGCTGCTGTCCGATCTGGCCGAGTGCACCGACTACCGCCTGCTGTCCGCCGTGCAGATGCAGGGAGCCCAGGGCGAGGCCCAGGTGGACCAGATCAACGAGGTGGTCAACCGCATCATGGCGCGCGTGGACGAGCCCCTGAGCCTGGCCGACGTGGCGGCCGAGCTGGGCATGAGCGAGAGCCGCTTCAGCCGCTTCTTCCGCCGCGCCACGGGCAACAGCTTCACGGATTTCGTCAGCCGCGTGCGCATCAACAATGCCTGCCACCTGCTCATGCAGACCGACAGCTTCATTGCCGACATCTGCTACCAGGTGGGCTTCAACAACGTGGCCAATTTCAACCGGCGCTTCCTGGAGATCAAGGGCATGACCCCTTCGGAATTCCGGCGGCAGGCGGAAAGCCGCTTCGGCGCCGGCTGA
- a CDS encoding c-type cytochrome, whose product MKLLASLLTAAILAAPAFPAFSAGEAPAAAAQPKAAKVDLAKGEASYTAVCAACHAADGNSTVPIQPKLAGQHPEYLVKQLLEFKDDKRKDPVMKGFASMLSEPDMKNIAAWLHTQKPKDGFAKDKDLVAMGERIYRGGIQERNIAACAGCHSPNGAGIPAQYPRLAGQHADYTTTQLVAFRDGKRGNSIQMTQVAAKLNDREIKAVADYIAGLR is encoded by the coding sequence ATGAAGTTGCTTGCCTCTTTGCTGACGGCTGCCATTCTTGCAGCCCCCGCCTTTCCCGCGTTCTCCGCTGGCGAGGCACCTGCTGCCGCAGCGCAGCCGAAGGCGGCCAAGGTCGATCTGGCGAAGGGCGAGGCCAGCTACACCGCGGTCTGCGCGGCATGCCACGCGGCCGACGGCAATTCCACCGTGCCTATCCAGCCCAAGCTGGCCGGCCAGCATCCCGAGTACCTGGTCAAGCAGTTGCTGGAGTTCAAGGACGACAAGCGCAAGGACCCGGTGATGAAGGGCTTTGCCAGCATGCTCAGCGAACCGGACATGAAGAACATCGCCGCCTGGCTGCACACGCAAAAGCCCAAGGACGGCTTCGCCAAGGACAAGGACCTGGTCGCCATGGGCGAGCGCATCTACCGCGGCGGCATCCAGGAGCGCAACATTGCCGCCTGCGCGGGCTGCCACAGCCCCAACGGTGCCGGCATTCCCGCCCAGTACCCGCGCCTGGCCGGCCAGCATGCCGACTACACCACGACCCAGCTCGTGGCCTTTCGCGACGGCAAGCGCGGCAATAGCATTCAGATGACACAGGTTGCTGCCAAGCTTAACGATCGCGAAATCAAGGCCGTGGCAGACTACATCGCCGGCCTGCGTTGA
- a CDS encoding cytochrome c biogenesis protein ResB: protein MSDNSSGAALAPPRPQAVRAVLELLASMRFAISLLTVICIASVIGTVLKQHEPVGNYVNQFGPFWAQLFLALKLNAVYSAWWFLLILAFLVVSTSLCVARHAPKYLADLRSYKENIREQSLKAFGHRASSLVPGSTEEAARRLGQQLASGGWKVRLQQRDTAAGPGTGWMLAAKAGAANKLGYIAAHCAIVLICLGGLFDGDLVVRAQMWLGGKTPYTGGGLISEVPGQHRLSQANPTFRGNLLVTEGGTAGTAILTQSDGVLLQELPFAVELKKFIVEYYSTGMPKLFASEVVIHDKATGEQVEKRIEVNHPASYRGIEIYQSSFDDGGSSVKLQAVPFEAGAKPFEADGVIGGSSEFTRRRPDGKEEALTLEYTQLRVINVENFGAAGAGGPTDVRKVDLRQAIDERLGAAHKTVTKKELRNIGPSIGYKLRDASGQAREFQNYMLPVDTGDGQPVFLLGVRDSQADPMRYLRVPADPEGSMDTFMRLRGALQDPQLREKAARAYVAKAVDASRADLAGPLAQSATKALELFAGQNDKQGPDGKPLGGLQAISDFMEGNVPAAERERAGEVLVRILNGVLFELAQIVRAQAGQASLEPSEQTQSFMTQAVFSLSDAQFYPAPMAFMMQDFKQVQASVFQVARAPGKNVVYLGCLFLIIGVFAMLYVRDRRIWIWLTPRDGASHAEMALSTNRKTLDGDREFAMLAGKLIGAEPIHKKTHGGSA from the coding sequence ATGTCAGACAACTCTTCCGGTGCCGCCCTTGCTCCCCCCCGCCCGCAGGCTGTGCGCGCGGTGCTGGAGTTGCTGGCATCGATGCGCTTCGCCATCTCGCTGCTGACGGTCATCTGCATTGCCTCGGTGATCGGCACCGTGCTCAAGCAGCATGAGCCGGTGGGCAACTACGTCAACCAGTTCGGGCCCTTCTGGGCCCAGTTGTTCCTCGCGCTCAAGCTCAACGCGGTCTACAGCGCCTGGTGGTTCCTGCTGATCCTGGCTTTCCTGGTGGTCAGCACCTCGCTGTGCGTGGCCCGCCATGCGCCCAAGTACCTGGCCGACCTGCGCAGCTACAAGGAAAACATCCGCGAACAAAGCCTCAAGGCCTTCGGCCACCGTGCCAGCAGCCTCGTGCCCGGCAGCACCGAGGAGGCTGCCAGGCGCCTGGGCCAGCAACTGGCATCGGGCGGCTGGAAGGTGCGTTTGCAGCAGCGTGACACGGCGGCAGGCCCGGGAACGGGCTGGATGCTGGCGGCCAAGGCCGGTGCGGCCAACAAGCTGGGCTATATCGCAGCCCACTGCGCCATCGTGCTGATCTGCCTGGGCGGCCTGTTCGACGGCGATCTCGTCGTGCGTGCCCAGATGTGGCTGGGAGGCAAAACACCTTATACCGGCGGTGGCCTGATCTCCGAGGTGCCCGGACAGCACCGGCTCTCGCAAGCCAATCCCACCTTTCGCGGCAACCTGCTGGTGACCGAAGGCGGCACGGCGGGCACGGCCATCCTGACCCAGTCCGATGGCGTGCTGCTGCAGGAGCTGCCCTTCGCGGTGGAGCTCAAGAAGTTCATCGTCGAGTACTACTCCACCGGCATGCCCAAGCTCTTTGCCAGCGAAGTCGTCATCCACGACAAGGCCACGGGCGAGCAGGTGGAAAAGCGCATCGAGGTCAACCACCCGGCCAGCTACCGCGGCATCGAGATCTACCAGTCGAGCTTCGATGACGGCGGCTCTTCGGTGAAGCTGCAGGCCGTGCCCTTCGAGGCCGGCGCCAAGCCTTTCGAGGCCGATGGCGTGATCGGCGGATCCAGCGAGTTCACGCGCCGCCGCCCCGATGGCAAAGAGGAGGCGCTGACGCTGGAGTACACGCAGCTGCGCGTCATCAACGTCGAGAACTTCGGCGCGGCCGGGGCCGGTGGCCCCACCGACGTGCGCAAGGTGGACCTGCGCCAGGCCATCGACGAGCGCCTGGGCGCGGCCCACAAGACCGTGACCAAAAAGGAGCTGCGCAACATCGGCCCCAGCATCGGCTACAAGCTGCGCGATGCGTCGGGCCAGGCGCGCGAGTTCCAGAACTACATGCTGCCCGTGGACACGGGAGATGGCCAGCCCGTGTTCCTGCTGGGCGTGCGCGACAGCCAGGCCGATCCCATGCGCTACCTGCGCGTGCCCGCCGACCCTGAAGGCTCGATGGACACCTTCATGCGGCTGCGCGGCGCGTTGCAGGACCCGCAACTGCGCGAGAAGGCGGCCCGGGCCTACGTGGCCAAGGCCGTCGATGCCTCGCGCGCGGACCTGGCCGGCCCGCTGGCGCAGTCGGCCACGAAGGCGCTGGAGCTGTTTGCCGGCCAGAACGACAAGCAGGGGCCGGACGGCAAGCCGCTGGGCGGCCTGCAGGCGATCTCGGACTTCATGGAGGGCAATGTGCCCGCCGCAGAGCGCGAGCGCGCCGGCGAGGTGCTGGTGCGCATCCTCAACGGCGTGCTGTTCGAACTGGCGCAGATCGTGCGCGCCCAGGCAGGGCAGGCATCCCTGGAGCCCAGCGAGCAGACCCAATCCTTCATGACCCAGGCTGTGTTCTCGCTCAGCGATGCGCAGTTCTACCCTGCGCCCATGGCCTTCATGATGCAGGACTTCAAGCAGGTGCAGGCCAGCGTGTTCCAGGTAGCGCGCGCACCGGGCAAGAACGTCGTGTACCTGGGGTGCCTCTTCCTGATCATCGGTGTGTTCGCCATGCTCTACGTGCGTGACCGGCGCATCTGGATCTGGCTCACGCCCCGCGATGGCGCAAGCCATGCCGAGATGGCCCTGTCCACCAATCGCAAGACGCTCGATGGTGATAGAGAATTCGCCATGCTGGCCGGCAAGCTGATCGGCGCCGAGCCCATTCACAAGAAAACCCACGGAGGTTCTGCATGA
- the ccsB gene encoding c-type cytochrome biogenesis protein CcsB — protein sequence MNTATTTTLTLNEGFFSRRNWFDWVFAALVAVGLLYALQRYGEYMDVYEKCILVGTIPSAIWMGWFWRPLRMLMVVVAGLSLLAIALYQGPEGAQLARSDTVFGLKYFLSSQSAILWMSMVFFISTVFYWIGMFARGEGTALSLLGSRLAWLAVTLALVGTMVRWYESYLIGPDVGHIPVSNLYEVFVMFCWMTALFYLYYEQHYDTRALGGFVMLVVSAAVGFLLWYTLVREAHEIQPLVPALKSWWMKLHVPANFIGYGTFALAAMVSFAYLIKQQATETRWYKLAPLWLLGVVLCFEPIVFRQGATENGGSYWMVYFGVSALIVAGILLARKRIAERLPSFELLDDVMYKSIAVGFAFFTIATVLGALWAAEAWGGYWSWDPKETWALIVWLNYAAWLHMRLVKGLRGTVSAWWALGGLAITTFAFLGVNMFLSGLHSYGEL from the coding sequence ATGAACACCGCCACCACGACGACCTTGACGCTCAACGAGGGCTTCTTCTCCCGCCGCAACTGGTTCGACTGGGTGTTCGCGGCCCTGGTGGCGGTGGGGCTGCTCTACGCGCTGCAGCGCTATGGCGAGTACATGGATGTCTACGAGAAGTGCATCCTGGTCGGCACCATTCCCTCGGCCATCTGGATGGGCTGGTTCTGGCGGCCCTTGCGCATGCTGATGGTGGTGGTGGCGGGGCTGTCGCTGCTGGCCATCGCGCTGTACCAGGGGCCGGAGGGTGCGCAGCTGGCGCGCTCGGACACGGTGTTCGGGCTCAAGTACTTCCTGTCCAGCCAGTCGGCCATCCTCTGGATGAGCATGGTGTTCTTCATCAGCACCGTCTTCTACTGGATCGGCATGTTCGCGCGCGGCGAGGGTACGGCCCTGTCGCTGCTGGGCTCGCGCCTGGCCTGGCTGGCCGTGACGCTGGCCCTGGTGGGCACCATGGTGCGCTGGTATGAGAGCTACCTGATCGGTCCCGACGTGGGCCACATTCCCGTCAGCAATCTCTACGAAGTGTTCGTCATGTTCTGCTGGATGACGGCGCTGTTCTACCTCTACTACGAGCAGCACTACGACACGCGCGCCCTGGGCGGCTTCGTGATGCTCGTGGTCAGCGCGGCCGTGGGCTTCCTGCTGTGGTACACGCTGGTGCGCGAGGCCCATGAGATCCAGCCCCTGGTGCCCGCGCTCAAGAGCTGGTGGATGAAGCTGCACGTGCCCGCGAACTTCATCGGCTACGGCACCTTCGCGCTGGCGGCCATGGTCTCCTTCGCCTACCTGATCAAGCAGCAGGCCACCGAGACGCGCTGGTACAAGCTGGCCCCGCTGTGGCTGCTGGGCGTGGTGCTGTGCTTCGAGCCCATCGTGTTCCGCCAGGGCGCGACCGAGAACGGCGGCAGCTACTGGATGGTGTACTTCGGCGTCTCGGCATTGATCGTGGCCGGCATCCTGCTGGCACGCAAGCGCATTGCCGAGCGCCTGCCCAGCTTCGAGCTGCTGGACGACGTGATGTACAAGTCCATCGCCGTGGGCTTCGCCTTCTTCACCATCGCCACCGTGCTGGGCGCGCTGTGGGCGGCCGAGGCCTGGGGGGGCTACTGGAGCTGGGACCCCAAGGAGACCTGGGCGCTGATCGTCTGGCTCAACTACGCGGCCTGGCTGCACATGCGTCTGGTCAAGGGCCTGCGCGGCACGGTCTCGGCCTGGTGGGCGCTGGGCGGCCTGGCCATCACGACCTTTGCCTTCCTGGGCGTGAACATGTTCCTGTCGGGGTTGCACAGCTACGGCGAGCTTTGA
- the msrP gene encoding protein-methionine-sulfoxide reductase catalytic subunit MsrP: MLIRSHDDGFQHPHGSEITPRAVYLKRRAWLQYLAAGSAGAALPGWAAGVQRPGKLAALASVPSQVVGANTMDRVTAYADASQYNNFYEFGLDKDDPARNAHTLKTRPWTVKVEGLVQQPQTLDLDALLRLAPQEERIYRLRCVEGWSMVIPWVGYSLAELLRKVQPLGSARYVEFVTLADKAQMPGLRSGVLDWPYTEGLRLDEAMHPLTLLAFGMYGEVLPNQNGAPVRLVVPWKYGFKSAKSIVAIRLTDKEPGTAWNKAARNEYGFYSNVNPDVPHPRWSQATERRIGEDGLFAKKRRTLLFNGYEAQVGQLYAGMDLKKFY, translated from the coding sequence ATGCTGATCCGCTCCCACGACGATGGCTTCCAACACCCGCACGGCAGCGAGATCACGCCCCGGGCCGTCTATTTGAAGCGCCGTGCCTGGCTGCAGTACCTGGCTGCAGGCTCGGCGGGCGCGGCATTGCCCGGCTGGGCCGCGGGCGTGCAGCGCCCCGGCAAGCTGGCGGCGCTGGCCTCCGTGCCTTCCCAGGTGGTGGGCGCAAACACCATGGACCGTGTCACGGCCTATGCCGATGCGTCCCAGTACAACAACTTCTACGAGTTCGGGCTGGACAAGGACGATCCCGCCAGGAACGCCCACACGCTCAAGACCCGTCCCTGGACTGTGAAGGTGGAGGGCCTGGTCCAGCAGCCGCAGACACTGGACCTCGACGCGCTGCTCAGGCTCGCGCCGCAGGAGGAGCGCATCTACCGCCTGCGCTGCGTGGAGGGCTGGTCCATGGTGATCCCCTGGGTCGGCTACTCGCTGGCCGAGCTGTTGCGCAAGGTGCAGCCGCTGGGCAGCGCCAGGTATGTGGAGTTCGTGACGCTGGCCGACAAGGCCCAGATGCCGGGCCTGCGCAGCGGCGTGCTCGACTGGCCCTACACCGAGGGCTTGCGCCTGGACGAGGCCATGCATCCGCTGACCCTGTTGGCCTTCGGCATGTATGGTGAGGTGCTGCCCAACCAGAACGGGGCACCCGTGCGCCTGGTCGTTCCCTGGAAATACGGCTTCAAGAGCGCCAAGAGCATCGTCGCCATCCGCCTGACCGACAAGGAGCCCGGCACGGCCTGGAACAAGGCGGCGCGCAATGAATACGGGTTCTACTCCAACGTCAATCCCGACGTGCCTCATCCGCGCTGGAGCCAGGCGACGGAACGGCGCATTGGTGAAGACGGCCTTTTCGCCAAGAAACGCAGGACGCTGCTGTTCAACGGCTATGAGGCCCAGGTCGGCCAGCTCTACGCGGGCATGGATCTGAAGAAGTTCTATTGA
- a CDS encoding sulfite oxidase heme-binding subunit YedZ — MPAAVTSAQRLLLHRAARPLVFLLCLLPFAWLVAGALANTLGANPAEALLRSTGDWTLRLLCVVLAVTPLRQALGLTALARFRRMLGLYVFFYALLHLLCYAWFDMGLDWVDIVHDIPRRPFILVGFVALLLLTLLAATSPRTVVRAMGGQRWQRLHRLVYAVVPLALLHFFWMRAGKNNFAEVAVYAAILGLLLAWRAGRALRRRSI; from the coding sequence ATGCCCGCGGCAGTGACTTCGGCACAGCGCCTGCTGCTGCATCGCGCGGCCAGGCCCCTGGTGTTCCTTCTGTGCCTGCTGCCTTTCGCATGGCTGGTGGCGGGAGCCCTTGCCAACACCCTGGGTGCCAATCCGGCCGAGGCCCTGTTGCGCTCCACGGGTGACTGGACGCTGCGCTTGCTGTGCGTGGTGCTGGCCGTGACGCCGCTGCGGCAGGCGCTGGGTCTGACGGCGCTGGCGCGTTTTCGGCGCATGCTGGGCCTGTATGTCTTCTTCTACGCCCTGCTGCACCTGCTGTGCTATGCCTGGTTCGACATGGGACTGGACTGGGTCGACATCGTGCACGACATTCCCAGGCGCCCCTTCATCCTCGTGGGTTTCGTGGCACTGCTGCTGCTCACGCTGCTGGCCGCCACTTCGCCCAGGACCGTGGTGCGCGCCATGGGCGGGCAGCGCTGGCAGCGGCTGCATCGCCTGGTCTATGCGGTGGTGCCACTGGCCTTGCTGCATTTCTTCTGGATGCGCGCAGGCAAGAACAACTTCGCCGAAGTGGCTGTCTATGCGGCCATTCTGGGGCTGTTGCTGGCCTGGCGCGCCGGCCGTGCGCTGCGGCGTCGCAGCATTTAG
- a CDS encoding MBL fold metallo-hydrolase, whose amino-acid sequence MPVELYRDKNHACLMFTDLIEEDGQAIQANQFLIVDDDTGAIIDPGGNLAFNELFMGMSRHFAPHKLSYLIASHADPDIIASLDRWMTSTKAQLVISRIWERFAPHFTKVGKTENRVIGVPDAGGRLPLGRHELHLLPAHFLHAEGNFHFYDPISRILFTGDLGVSLMNGIEAQVPVTDLVPHIARMEGFHRRYMVSNKVLRLWVQMARQLEIDMIVPQHGAPIMGKQAIADLFNWLEGLQCGIDLFDQRNYQLPTADIDPVTRQLRPALRAVAG is encoded by the coding sequence ATGCCCGTAGAGCTCTACCGAGACAAAAACCACGCCTGCCTGATGTTCACCGACCTCATCGAGGAGGACGGTCAGGCCATACAGGCCAACCAGTTCCTCATCGTCGATGACGACACTGGCGCCATCATCGATCCAGGCGGCAATCTCGCGTTCAACGAGCTGTTCATGGGCATGTCGCGGCATTTTGCGCCGCACAAGCTGTCCTATCTGATCGCATCCCATGCCGACCCGGACATCATCGCCTCGCTGGACCGCTGGATGACCAGCACCAAGGCGCAACTGGTGATCTCGCGCATCTGGGAGCGTTTCGCGCCCCACTTCACCAAGGTCGGCAAGACCGAGAACCGCGTCATCGGAGTGCCCGATGCCGGAGGCCGACTGCCGCTGGGCCGCCACGAGCTGCACCTGCTGCCCGCGCACTTCCTGCACGCCGAAGGCAACTTCCACTTCTACGATCCGATCAGCCGCATCCTGTTCACGGGCGACCTGGGCGTATCCCTGATGAATGGCATCGAGGCCCAGGTGCCCGTGACCGACCTGGTGCCGCACATCGCGCGCATGGAAGGCTTTCACCGCCGCTACATGGTCTCCAACAAGGTTTTGCGCCTGTGGGTCCAGATGGCCCGCCAGCTGGAGATCGACATGATCGTGCCCCAGCATGGCGCTCCCATCATGGGCAAGCAGGCCATCGCCGACCTGTTCAACTGGCTGGAAGGACTGCAGTGCGGCATCGACCTGTTCGACCAGCGCAACTACCAGTTGCCCACGGCCGACATCGATCCCGTCACGCGCCAGCTGCGTCCCGCGCTGCGCGCCGTCGCTGGCTAA
- the lptM gene encoding LPS translocon maturation chaperone LptM, with protein MLKASRILVRCIALATCAASLAACGQKGPLFLPSDPVARGRATLPQTLGISSKPEQVSPAPVTAPLPEGPADASAKEHATPTGTGTPAPHKQQAD; from the coding sequence ATGTTGAAAGCCTCGCGAATTCTAGTCAGGTGCATTGCCCTTGCGACCTGTGCGGCGTCCCTGGCCGCCTGCGGACAGAAGGGCCCCCTGTTCCTGCCCAGCGACCCGGTCGCCAGAGGCCGGGCCACCCTGCCCCAGACGCTGGGGATCTCCAGCAAGCCCGAGCAGGTGTCGCCGGCACCTGTCACAGCACCTTTGCCTGAAGGCCCTGCGGATGCTTCCGCAAAGGAACATGCAACGCCCACCGGTACAGGCACGCCAGCCCCCCATAAGCAGCAGGCCGACTGA
- the cyaY gene encoding iron donor protein CyaY, which produces MTDQEFLDLAERLLLAVEQDCDRINDETDADLDAQRVGGMVTLVFPNRSQIVINQQKPLHEIWLAAKAGGFHYRYDAGQGAWLDTKGAGEFFANLSRYASEQSGLALQFSAR; this is translated from the coding sequence ATGACTGACCAAGAATTCCTCGATCTTGCCGAACGACTGCTGCTGGCAGTGGAGCAGGACTGCGATCGCATCAACGATGAAACCGATGCCGACCTCGATGCCCAGCGCGTGGGAGGCATGGTGACCCTGGTCTTTCCCAACCGCAGCCAGATCGTCATCAACCAGCAAAAGCCGCTGCACGAAATCTGGCTGGCGGCCAAGGCCGGTGGCTTCCATTACCGCTACGACGCGGGGCAGGGGGCCTGGCTCGATACCAAGGGCGCGGGCGAGTTCTTCGCCAATCTGAGCCGCTACGCCTCCGAGCAATCGGGTCTGGCATTGCAGTTTTCGGCGCGCTGA